CCGCGTTGATGATGTCGCTCGCCGTCGATTCGCCGATGTCGGCGGTGTTCGAGAGTTCCGCCGGACTGGCGACTGCGATGCTCTGATAGCTTTCGAACCCCGCGTCGACCAACTTGTCTGCCGTCGCCGGCCCTACGCCCGGAAGCTTCTCCAAATCGTCTTCTGCCATGTTCCCTCGCTTGTGCCGGCCCGTACATAAAGCCTCGTTAACACCGTGGTGAAAGTGAAACTCGATGACGGCATGCGGGTCGCTGACGCGTCACGCGAACGTTTAGGAGCGAAGTCGCGCTACTCCCAGGGGTGGCCGTCGGGGGCGTCGGGCCACATCGGGTACCAGTAGCTCTCGTCGTTTTCCACGTCGAGTTCGCCGTCGAGGACCGAGGCGAGTTTGAACTCCACGCGGTTGTCTCGCTCGTGGCCGCCAGTCGGGGCGAACGGGTAGTACGCCCCGCGCCGGAAGGAGTAGACCCAGTATGCGCGGGTGTCGTCGCGCGGGCGGACGAACCCGAAGACGGCGGCGAGGAGTCGAGAGCCGAAATCCGCCTCCTCGAACGTGTCCGCCGCGAAGTGGACGCTCGTCACCAGGTCCTCCGGGTCGTCGTCTTCGAGGACGACCCAGTGATAGCCGTGGTCGTCCTCGTGGTGGTGGAAGGTGGTCCCCGTCTCCTCGGCGCCGGCGTCGAGAATCGTCGACACCTCGTCGACGGCGGCGTCGAAGTCGGTGCTGTCGACGGAAGCGAAACAGAGCGCCGCGGCACCGGCGGGGACGAAATCGAGGTCCGCCTCCATGGTGACGTAGGCGGTACTCATCCCGAACAGGTCCTCGGGGTCGGCGTCTCGCGTCGCGGCGGCGTCGGCGCCGAAGCCGAGCACCGAGCGGAGGGTGTCGAACAGCCCCATCTACGTCTCCAGGTCACGCGCCATGTCGCGAAGCCGTTCGACCCGCCTCTCCGTCGGCGGGTGCGTCGAGAACAGGCGGCCGACCACGCCGCTCTTGATGGGGATGACGAAGAAGGCGTTCATCTCCGCCTGTTCGCGCAGGTCCTCCTGTGGCACTCGGTCCATCCGCCCGGAGATGGTCATGAGCGCCGAGGCGAGCGCCGACGGGTTGCCCGTAATCGCCGCCGCACCGCGGTCCGCGGCGTACTCGCGGTATCGCGAGAGTGCCCGGATGAGGACGAAGGAGACGGCCCACACTACCAGCGAGACGAGGATGGCGACGAACACGCCCCCGCCGCCCTGTCGGTTGCGGTTCCCGCCGAATAGCCACCCCCAGCGGACGACCATGAACGCAATCGTCGAGAGGAAGGAGGCGATGGTCATCACCATCACGTCCCGGTTCTTGACGTGGGCGAGTTCGTGTGCCAGCACCCCCTCCAGTTCGTCGTCGTCGAGGCTGCGGAGCAATCCCTTCGTCACACAGACCGTCGAGTTCGACGGCGAGCGCCCCGTCGCGAAGGCGTTCGGCACCTCCGTCTCCGCGACGGCGACGGTGGGTTTCGGCAGGTCGGCCTGCTGTGACAGTCGGCCAATCGTCGCGTGTAGGTCGGGATACTCGCTCTCGTCGACCCGGTGGGCGCCCATGCTGTACAGCGCCAGTCGGTCGCTGAAGAAAAACTGGCCGAGCGAGAACAGCCCCATCACGACGACGATGCCGAACAGGCCCATGTACTGCGACAGGATGGCGATGAAGACGATGTAGAGGGCAAAGAGGAGGAACATCGTCAGGACCATCCGCCCTCGCAGTCCCCAGTCGGCTTTCCACTCCATACCTACCGATATTCGCGGCCGAAGGTAAACAGTATCGCTCGCCATGTCGCGGGGCTTAACCGCCACGACCGACTACTGCCGGCCGATGAGCGATAGCGAGTCTCGCGAGTTCTGCCCCCGCTGTGGCGACCCGGTCCCGACCCGTGCGGAGCCGTTACCGGGCGAGCCGCGGGACCGAGACCGGCGGCTCTGTGACGCCTGTTACTTCGACGACTTCGACCTGGTCGACGCACCTGACCGAATCGAGGTGCTCGTCTGTTCTGGCTGTGGCGCCGTCCAGCGCGGCAACCGCTGGGTCGACGTCGACGCCCGCGACTACACCGACGTGGCCATCGACGAGGTGAGCGAAGCCCTCGGCGTCCACGTCGACGCCCGCGACGTGACGTGGGCGGTCGACCCCGAACAGGTCGACGAGACCACCATCCGCATGCACTGCCAGTTCACCGGCGTCGTCCGCCAGACGCCGCTCGAGGAGTCGGTGGTCGTCCCCGTCAAAATCTCGCGGGGCACCTGTGACCGCTGTGGGCGCATCGCCGGCGGTTACTACGCCAGCACCGTCCAGGTTCGGGCGACCGACCGCACGCCCACCCCCGAGGAGCGGTCCCGCGCGGTCGAAATCGCCGAGTCACACGTCGCCGACAAGGAGGGCGACGGTGACCGCGAGGCGTTCGTGACCGAGGTCAAAGAGACCGACGACGGCCCGAACGTGAAGCTCTCGACCAACGGACTGGGCGAGGAGGTGTCCCGTCGCATCACGCGCGAGCTCGGCGGCGACGTGGAGAGTTTCCCCACCCTCGTTACGGAGGACGGCGACGGCAACGAGGTGTATCGCGTCACCTACGCGGTCCGCCTGCCCAAGTTCACGCCCGGCGACATCATCGACCCAGAGGACGACGACGGCCCCGTCCTCGTCACCAGCGTCACCGGGAATCTGAAAGGTGTCCGCCTCGCGACGGGCGACGACTACGAGGAACCCTTCGAGGGCGACACGCCGGGGCACCGTCTCGCCACCCGCGACGACGCCGTCGAGACGACGGTGGTAACCGTCGAGGACGACCACGCCGTCCAGATACTCGACCCCGAGACGTACGCCGCCAAAACGGTGCCGCGCCCGGACTTCTTCGACCCCGACGCGGAGACGACGCCCGTCGTCAAAACTCGCGCCGGACTTCACGTCCTGCCCGAGTGAGGGCAGTCAGACGTCGACGGAGCGACTGAGCGCGGTGCCGTCGGCGCTCGTGTCTGATGTCGTCCGCGCAGACTGCGTCGTCGCCGCCGCGGCCATCGCCGCCTCCGAACAGCCAGCGTGTCGCGCCGCCTGCGCGAGCGTGAGAGTTCCGTTGCGATACAGCGTCACCGACGACCGAAACGAGTGGCTACGCATTTGAGTAGACTCGACCTACGATTCGACGGTACCTAAGGCTTCGTAGACTGAATTGCTCAAATCCCACAATCGAGCGGTGATTGAAAAACGAATGGCCACTTTGTGGGTGGCGTTGTCACCCATGCCTCATTCTCCCCACACGTCCGAGAGGGGGTGGCTGTCGTCGCCCCCGTCGTCGCCGCCACTCGCGCCGCCCCCGTTCGACGACTGGCGCGTCTGTGTCCGCTTGGTCCGTCCGTTTCCACGTGACGCCGCGCCGTTCGTCTCGGCAAGCGCCGCCTGCGGGTCGAACTCGGGCAAGTCGGGGCGACTCATCGCATCCACGGCGTCCGCGAACCAGTCAGGCATGTCGGTCCGCGCCCGGTCGAACAGGTCCAGCAGGCTCGAATCCGCGAGGTAGGTCGCGCCGTGGTCGTCGGGAGCGCGGACGACCCGGCCCGCCGCCTGAATCACCGTCCGGAGCGCGACCCGGTAGTACCAGCTCCACTGCCCGTCTTCGAGGCGGCGCGCCACCCGCGAATCGCTCGTGTTGAGATACGGTGCCTTACAGAGCACCTGCCAGCGCGCGAGGTCACCCCGTAGGTCCAACGCTTCCTCCATCTTCACCGAGAGGAACACGTCGGGACGGCCCGTTGCTTTCCACGACTCCAGTTCGGCGTCCCGGTCGTCCCGGTCGTGAGTCCGCACACGCGCCGCGACGCCGAAGTCGTCGAGGTGGTCGGCCAGTCGCTCCTGAATCGCGTAGGAGTGACAGTGGACGATGCCCTTCTCCGACGGGTGGGCGGCCATCAGGCGGACGAGCAGTCGCGCGACGTTCGGCACCGTCTCGTCCCGATGCTCGTAGGTCATCTTCCCCTGTGTCACGTCGTAGAGCGGGCGGTTGTCCAGCGGGAAGGTGTGTGGCACGTCGACGAGTGCCACGTTCGAGGGGTCGAGCCCGACGCCGCGACAGAACGCCTCCTTGTCCAGAATCGTCGCCGAGAGGAGCGCGAACTTGTTGCCCCGGTCCCAGACGGTGTGATGGAGGTAGCGCGCTGGGTCGAGGGGCTTGATAGTTATCGGCGTCCCTTCGCCGTCCGGTTGGTCGACCACCCACGTCGTCGTGCTGGTGGGGTCGCGGTAGTCGGAGACGAACCAC
This DNA window, taken from Haloplanus vescus, encodes the following:
- the pspAB gene encoding PspA-associated protein PspAB — translated: MGLFDTLRSVLGFGADAAATRDADPEDLFGMSTAYVTMEADLDFVPAGAAALCFASVDSTDFDAAVDEVSTILDAGAEETGTTFHHHEDDHGYHWVVLEDDDPEDLVTSVHFAADTFEEADFGSRLLAAVFGFVRPRDDTRAYWVYSFRRGAYYPFAPTGGHERDNRVEFKLASVLDGELDVENDESYWYPMWPDAPDGHPWE
- the htpX gene encoding zinc metalloprotease HtpX, translating into MEWKADWGLRGRMVLTMFLLFALYIVFIAILSQYMGLFGIVVVMGLFSLGQFFFSDRLALYSMGAHRVDESEYPDLHATIGRLSQQADLPKPTVAVAETEVPNAFATGRSPSNSTVCVTKGLLRSLDDDELEGVLAHELAHVKNRDVMVMTIASFLSTIAFMVVRWGWLFGGNRNRQGGGGVFVAILVSLVVWAVSFVLIRALSRYREYAADRGAAAITGNPSALASALMTISGRMDRVPQEDLREQAEMNAFFVIPIKSGVVGRLFSTHPPTERRVERLRDMARDLET
- a CDS encoding 60S ribosomal export protein NMD3 produces the protein MSDSESREFCPRCGDPVPTRAEPLPGEPRDRDRRLCDACYFDDFDLVDAPDRIEVLVCSGCGAVQRGNRWVDVDARDYTDVAIDEVSEALGVHVDARDVTWAVDPEQVDETTIRMHCQFTGVVRQTPLEESVVVPVKISRGTCDRCGRIAGGYYASTVQVRATDRTPTPEERSRAVEIAESHVADKEGDGDREAFVTEVKETDDGPNVKLSTNGLGEEVSRRITRELGGDVESFPTLVTEDGDGNEVYRVTYAVRLPKFTPGDIIDPEDDDGPVLVTSVTGNLKGVRLATGDDYEEPFEGDTPGHRLATRDDAVETTVVTVEDDHAVQILDPETYAAKTVPRPDFFDPDAETTPVVKTRAGLHVLPE
- a CDS encoding helicase C-terminal domain-containing protein, yielding MDPDRIPASFPAPSFRGNQREALDAIRDAFAAGNDAVLVRAPTGSGKSLLARAVAGAARTPEEAEPSDATGAYYTTPQVSQLDDVAEDDLLEDLNVIRGKRNYTCILPDEQSTPVDRAPCARESGYDCSVKHRCPYYADRAIASNRSIAAMTLAYFMQTAGSEVFGRRDVVVVDEAHGLSEWAEMYATVDLQPATVPVWDDVGVPDVSAADDPVERTARFAETLAGVCERAAEDLTASAELTPGEAARRDRLQDLRSELSWFVSDYRDPTSTTTWVVDQPDGEGTPITIKPLDPARYLHHTVWDRGNKFALLSATILDKEAFCRGVGLDPSNVALVDVPHTFPLDNRPLYDVTQGKMTYEHRDETVPNVARLLVRLMAAHPSEKGIVHCHSYAIQERLADHLDDFGVAARVRTHDRDDRDAELESWKATGRPDVFLSVKMEEALDLRGDLARWQVLCKAPYLNTSDSRVARRLEDGQWSWYYRVALRTVIQAAGRVVRAPDDHGATYLADSSLLDLFDRARTDMPDWFADAVDAMSRPDLPEFDPQAALAETNGAASRGNGRTKRTQTRQSSNGGGASGGDDGGDDSHPLSDVWGE